The following DNA comes from Patescibacteria group bacterium.
GATTGGCGGACAATGGCTGGCAAAAATAAAAGCCGGTTTGATTGAATTGCCAATGGAAAAAAAGAAACGATTCAAAACCGAATATAATTTTGATGAGACAACTGCGGAAATTTTAGTAAGCGACAAAAATCTGGCCGACTACGCGGAAAAGGTGATTTCTGAACTTAGGGCCTGGATAGACTCTGCGGGAGACGACTGGGCGAGACAAAAAAACAAACTTGCCAAAATCACAGCCAATTGGCTGATTGGAGAATTATTCAAATATTTGAACGAGAATAAGAAAGCCATAATAGACATAAAAATAACTCCGGAAAATTTTGCTGAGTTTATCGCCCTTGTTCATAAGGGAAAAATAAATTCCTCGGCCGCCCAAAAAATAATGCAAACAATGTATGAAAAAGGCGGGGACCCGACTGATATTATGGCTGATTTGGGGTTGGAGCAAATTGACGACAGCGCCGAACTGGAAAAAATAATAAAAGCCGTGATAGAAAAAAATCCAAAGCAGGTTGGGCAATATAGCCAAGGCAAGACCAATGTGCTGCAATTCTTTGTCGGCCAAGTTATGTCAGTTACGAAAGGCAAGGCCAATCCCAAAATTGTCATAGAACTTCTTAAGAAACTACTCACAAGTTAACTTTGATCGATCCCGCCAGCGGCGGGAGCGGTTACGGGCGACAAAACAAACTCCAAAATTGTCATAAAATTTCTTAAAAAATTGCTTAACAAATAAACTATGTTCAAAGGAATTGAAAAATTTATCCCCGGCCGTTTTTCCCCCACTCCGGAGGAAGAAGAAAAAGACCCGGAGATCAGAAAAAAAATGGAAGCGGCCAATGAAGCCGCTCGGAGAAAAATAGCTGAACAGGCCAGAGAAAAACTAAGGAGAGAGATGGAACAGCTTCCGGGCGAAGAAAATCCGGAAGAAAAAGAATTAAAAGTCGCTTAAATTCATTCTTTAATTTTATTTTATAAATATGGGGTTTGAACGAATAACGCCTGCCGTCTTAGGCAAAGAAAATGACCCCGAGAAGGAAGCTTTGATAAAAGAATACGAGAAAAATAAAAAAGAAGTGGAAAAACTTCTTGCTAAAATTCATGAAATAGAGGGAAAATTAGGCAAGGCGGCTTAAAAAATTCATCTTAATTTAAAAAATTTGACAGATTAAAAATTCTGCTTTATACTGTTAATAATTTAACTCATAATAACCGGAATCTGTGGATAACTACTACTTGCCTGCCGAAAAGGTAGGAACCAAGAAAAATTTAAAATTCCCTTTCTGCGGGGTGACTTCACCTTGTGGGAATACTATTTCCTAAAATATCCCGTCCAATGGACGGGATATTTTTTTAGGCAAAATTGATCTTTACAACAGACAGAAGGAGGAACAAATGAGGCACGTAATCAGCATAACGGACTTTACTCGCGAGGAAATCTTTGACGAGGTTCTGCCTGGATGCCAAGCGCAAATCGCGGTTGCCAAAAAAAGGCAGGCGGGAAAAAGGGCTTGGCCGCAAAAGAAAAACCGCAAGGCCACCTTTCTTTTTCTCGAACCCAGCACTCGCACCAAAGGATCGTACGGGGAAGCCGCCAGACTGCTTGGTTGGTCATGGAATGAAATAATCGGAATTGAAGCGACTTCTCTGACTAAAAAGGAGAGCTTGGCCAATACTGCCAGAATGCTAGCCGGCCAAGGAGCCGGAGTTTTGGTTATTCGCGCTAAAATTGAAGGAGCGCAAAAATTTATCGCCGAAATCCT
Coding sequences within:
- a CDS encoding Asp-tRNA(Asn)/Glu-tRNA(Gln) amidotransferase subunit GatB, with the protein product IGGQWLAKIKAGLIELPMEKKKRFKTEYNFDETTAEILVSDKNLADYAEKVISELRAWIDSAGDDWARQKNKLAKITANWLIGELFKYLNENKKAIIDIKITPENFAEFIALVHKGKINSSAAQKIMQTMYEKGGDPTDIMADLGLEQIDDSAELEKIIKAVIEKNPKQVGQYSQGKTNVLQFFVGQVMSVTKGKANPKIVIELLKKLLTS